A DNA window from Iodobacter ciconiae contains the following coding sequences:
- the fba gene encoding class II fructose-bisphosphate aldolase (catalyzes the reversible aldol condensation of dihydroxyacetonephosphate and glyceraldehyde 3-phosphate in the Calvin cycle, glycolysis, and/or gluconeogenesis), with protein sequence MSLVSLRQVLDHAAEHGYGVPAFNVNNLEQVQAILQAADATSSPVILQASAGARKYAGEQFLKMLIEGAVASYPHLPIVMHQDHGVSPAVCMTAIKMGFTSVMMDGSLLQDGKTPSDYAYNAAVTAEVVRMAHACGVSVEGELGCLGSLETGMGEEEDGVGANRALSHAEMLTDPQEALAFVKATGVDALAIAIGTSHGAYKFTKPPCGEVLAIDRVRAINAVIPDVHLVMHGSSSVPQELLEEMRKYGGELKPTWGVPVEEIRRAIQYGVRKINIDTDLRLAMTAAIRRHLAMNPADFDPRAYLKPAISAMRSVCEARYDAFGAAGMAEKMKPVSLEKMALRYNKA encoded by the coding sequence ATGTCACTCGTCTCCCTTCGCCAGGTTCTCGATCACGCCGCCGAACATGGCTACGGCGTACCCGCATTTAACGTCAATAACCTCGAACAAGTTCAGGCTATTTTGCAAGCCGCCGATGCCACATCCAGCCCGGTGATCCTGCAGGCCAGTGCCGGCGCGCGTAAATACGCAGGCGAGCAGTTTTTGAAAATGCTGATCGAAGGAGCAGTAGCCAGCTACCCGCATCTGCCTATCGTCATGCATCAGGATCATGGTGTAAGCCCTGCGGTGTGTATGACCGCCATTAAAATGGGTTTTACCAGTGTGATGATGGATGGCTCTTTACTGCAAGACGGCAAGACGCCATCCGACTATGCCTACAACGCTGCCGTCACTGCCGAAGTGGTACGCATGGCGCATGCTTGTGGCGTATCGGTAGAGGGCGAGCTGGGCTGTTTGGGTAGCTTAGAAACCGGCATGGGCGAAGAAGAAGACGGCGTAGGGGCAAACCGCGCATTAAGCCACGCCGAAATGCTGACTGATCCGCAAGAAGCGCTGGCCTTTGTGAAAGCCACTGGTGTAGATGCACTGGCCATTGCCATTGGCACCAGCCACGGCGCGTATAAATTTACCAAACCACCTTGCGGCGAAGTGCTGGCGATTGATCGTGTGCGTGCCATTAATGCTGTCATCCCCGATGTGCATCTGGTGATGCACGGCTCATCCAGCGTGCCGCAAGAATTGCTCGAAGAAATGCGTAAATATGGCGGCGAGCTGAAACCTACATGGGGAGTTCCCGTAGAAGAAATCCGCCGCGCCATTCAGTACGGTGTGCGCAAAATCAATATCGATACTGATCTGCGCCTCGCCATGACTGCCGCCATCCGCCGCCATCTGGCCATGAACCCGGCAGACTTCGACCCGCGCGCCTATTTAAAACCCGCCATCAGCGCCATGCGCTCAGTTTGCGAAGCCCGCTACGATGCTTTTGGCGCAGCCGGGATGGCAGAGAAAATGAAACCTGTATCGCTGGAAAAAATGGCGCTGCGGTATAACAAGGCTTAA